A portion of the Paenibacillus sp. PvR098 genome contains these proteins:
- a CDS encoding sulfite exporter TauE/SafE family protein has protein sequence MYSLFSQVSAFLSEPFVHAANTDMALIAALFLGFVGSVAPCQISANVAAITYFGNRQLQGKLSWVETSMYIFGKVVVFILLGTVFWFFGQQISKEFIPYFAFARKVLGPLLILIGLFMIGWISIPFQWGNRISESIKKLFDRTSGKSGAFLLGVAFSLGFCPTMFVLFFGTLMPLTLQSSYGIVLPSIFAVGTAMPFLLFAGLTVGFGLDRVMIKRARRWGSWIQKLAGILFIMFGIGDTMTYWAL, from the coding sequence ATGTATTCATTGTTTAGTCAGGTCAGTGCTTTTTTAAGTGAACCGTTCGTTCATGCGGCGAATACGGATATGGCTCTGATTGCTGCGCTGTTTCTAGGCTTTGTCGGATCAGTCGCCCCATGCCAAATCTCAGCCAATGTGGCTGCCATCACATATTTTGGAAATCGGCAGCTCCAAGGAAAGCTGTCCTGGGTTGAAACATCCATGTATATTTTTGGGAAAGTCGTAGTGTTTATTTTGTTGGGCACGGTTTTTTGGTTTTTTGGTCAGCAGATTTCCAAAGAATTTATTCCTTACTTTGCTTTTGCAAGAAAAGTGCTGGGACCGCTGCTTATCCTTATCGGACTCTTTATGATAGGCTGGATATCCATTCCATTTCAATGGGGAAATCGCATATCCGAATCGATCAAAAAACTCTTCGACCGGACCAGCGGCAAAAGTGGAGCATTTCTCTTGGGAGTCGCTTTTTCCCTTGGTTTTTGTCCTACGATGTTTGTCTTATTTTTCGGAACGTTAATGCCGCTCACCTTACAATCTTCCTATGGCATCGTTCTTCCGTCTATTTTTGCTGTAGGTACGGCTATGCCATTTTTACTGTTTGCCGGGCTAACCGTTGGGTTCGGTTTGGATCGCGTTATGATCAAACGTGCAAGACGATGGGGAAGCTGGATTCAGAAATTGGCGGGTATATTATTTATCATGTTTGGAATAGGTGACACCATGACGTACTGGGCTTTATAG
- a CDS encoding C39 family peptidase, protein MILRRIKTFLGALLLIGLAFSSAIMLFLLYMKIIDNNEPPPIYDSFSPAAALSDMNSLEDEDNRKKLSAMIDAPIIMQKPELFNGCEITALTMLFQYKGIKKNKMELVPEMKKDSTTIQYNPNGTIKYWGNPNLGFVGDVTGKQKGLGIYHAALSELLLKYIPTGVDLTGSSFDDLERQVSNGIPVLVWTTVSFTVPADKQWVVWDTSIGPIRTTFQEHTVLLVGYDEKNVYVNDPLSGRKQLRIEKERFIATWEALGKQALSYTE, encoded by the coding sequence ATGATATTAAGACGTATAAAAACTTTTTTAGGTGCGCTGCTCCTGATCGGACTCGCCTTTTCAAGTGCGATTATGCTTTTCCTGTTGTATATGAAAATAATCGACAATAATGAACCTCCTCCAATCTACGATTCATTTAGTCCGGCAGCAGCGCTCTCCGATATGAATTCATTGGAGGATGAAGATAACAGAAAAAAGCTGTCCGCCATGATCGATGCTCCTATAATTATGCAAAAACCAGAGCTCTTTAATGGGTGCGAAATTACAGCGTTAACCATGCTGTTTCAGTATAAAGGAATTAAGAAAAACAAAATGGAGCTTGTTCCTGAGATGAAAAAGGATTCAACCACAATTCAGTACAATCCAAACGGAACAATTAAATATTGGGGAAATCCGAATCTCGGATTTGTTGGAGATGTGACCGGCAAACAAAAAGGGCTTGGAATATACCATGCCGCATTATCTGAATTGCTTCTTAAATACATCCCGACAGGAGTCGATTTAACAGGCAGCTCATTCGATGATTTGGAGCGACAAGTATCCAACGGCATACCCGTTCTTGTATGGACTACGGTTTCTTTTACAGTACCTGCGGATAAACAGTGGGTGGTATGGGACACCTCCATCGGACCTATTCGAACAACCTTTCAGGAACATACCGTGCTGCTAGTCGGCTACGATGAGAAGAACGTTTACGTCAACGATCCATTGAGCGGCAGAAAACAGTTAAGAATTGAAAAAGAACGATTTATTGCTACTTGGGAAGCATTGGGTAAACAAGCTTTAAGCTATACGGAATAG